From Streptomyces sp. NBC_01754, a single genomic window includes:
- a CDS encoding FGGY family carbohydrate kinase — MGIVAGLDSSSAFTHIVVCDTDTGAVLRQGYAAHPVEARASEVDPQAWLLSLGEAASGGLLEGVEAIGVSAQQHGLVPLDHQGNLVRPALLGNDRRAQAAAADLIDGLGGRQAWAEAVGSVPQAAQPVAKLRWLARTEPEHAQRVAAVLQPHDWLVWQLLGRPARRTTDRGAASGTGYWSAGSGSYRPDLVELALGRQAALPEVLGPAEASGTTPEGLLISAGTGETMAAAFGLGVAVGDAVVSLGASGSVMAVHHEALADPHGMITSFADATGMHLPVVHTSNAVRALRGTAEMLGLDGPEELSELALKSTPGASGLVLLPYLEGERTPRLPHTAGTLSGLRRESMKPEHLARAAFEGMLCSLTDALDVLRGRGVEVRRVFLLGAAAELPAVRALAPAVFGTQVVVPQPEQYAALGAARQAAWALGVSRGTLDPRTPPAWRGAAAQVLEPGDESAAGRAVRQQYGATRDQIHPGAFGGAG, encoded by the coding sequence ATGGGCATAGTCGCCGGCTTGGACAGTTCATCCGCCTTCACTCACATCGTCGTCTGCGACACGGACACCGGTGCGGTGCTGCGGCAGGGGTATGCCGCGCATCCCGTCGAGGCCAGGGCCTCCGAGGTGGACCCGCAGGCGTGGCTGCTCTCCCTCGGTGAGGCGGCCTCCGGGGGGCTCCTCGAAGGGGTGGAGGCCATCGGTGTGTCCGCGCAGCAGCACGGGCTGGTGCCGCTGGACCACCAGGGCAATCTCGTACGTCCGGCACTGCTGGGCAACGACCGGCGGGCGCAGGCCGCCGCCGCGGACCTGATCGACGGGCTCGGCGGCCGGCAGGCCTGGGCCGAGGCGGTCGGGTCCGTCCCGCAGGCCGCCCAGCCGGTGGCGAAGCTGCGCTGGCTGGCCCGGACCGAACCGGAGCACGCGCAGCGCGTCGCCGCCGTCCTGCAACCGCACGACTGGCTGGTGTGGCAGCTCCTCGGCCGGCCCGCCCGCCGGACCACCGACCGCGGTGCGGCGTCCGGCACCGGTTACTGGTCGGCGGGGTCCGGCTCCTACCGGCCCGATCTCGTGGAGCTCGCGCTGGGCCGCCAGGCCGCGCTGCCCGAGGTGCTGGGCCCGGCCGAGGCGTCCGGGACGACGCCTGAGGGGCTGCTGATCTCGGCGGGGACCGGCGAGACCATGGCCGCGGCCTTCGGGCTGGGGGTGGCCGTCGGTGACGCGGTGGTGTCGCTGGGCGCCTCGGGGTCGGTGATGGCCGTGCACCACGAGGCACTGGCCGACCCGCACGGGATGATCACCTCGTTCGCCGACGCGACGGGGATGCACCTGCCGGTCGTCCACACCTCGAACGCGGTGCGCGCGCTGCGCGGTACCGCCGAGATGCTGGGCCTGGACGGGCCGGAGGAGCTGTCGGAACTGGCGCTGAAGTCGACGCCGGGCGCCTCCGGGCTCGTCCTTCTCCCGTATCTGGAAGGGGAGCGCACCCCCCGTCTCCCGCACACCGCGGGAACGCTGAGCGGGCTGCGGCGCGAGTCGATGAAGCCGGAGCATCTGGCACGGGCCGCCTTCGAGGGCATGCTGTGCTCCCTCACGGACGCGCTGGACGTGCTGCGCGGCCGGGGTGTGGAGGTGCGGCGGGTGTTCCTGCTGGGTGCGGCGGCCGAGCTGCCGGCCGTGCGGGCCCTGGCCCCCGCGGTGTTCGGCACACAGGTCGTCGTACCTCAGCCCGAGCAGTACGCGGCGCTGGGCGCGGCCCGGCAGGCGGCGTGGGCGCTGGGGGTCTCGCGGGGCACGCTCGACCCGCGGACCCCCCCGGCCTGGCGGGGTGCGGCGGCGCAGGTGCTGGAGCCCGGCGACGAGTCGGCGGCGGGCCGGGCCGTACGGCAGCAGTACGGGGCGACCCGGGACCAGATCCACCCGGGAGCGTTCGGGGGCGCGGGCTGA
- a CDS encoding YtxH domain-containing protein, producing MAAMRYRLTFIAGVALGYVLGTRAGRERYEQLKKSAQRLAENPAVRNAAESAAQGGRDFAGRAYHSVSEKVGDRVPASVSGRVRSLRERSGHNGHGVSDDWGTTDT from the coding sequence GTGGCAGCCATGCGGTACCGGCTCACGTTCATCGCCGGAGTGGCCCTGGGTTACGTGCTCGGCACGCGAGCCGGGCGCGAGCGCTACGAGCAGCTGAAGAAGTCCGCGCAGCGGCTCGCCGAGAACCCGGCGGTACGCAACGCCGCGGAGTCCGCCGCACAGGGCGGCAGGGACTTCGCGGGCAGGGCCTACCACTCGGTGAGCGAGAAGGTGGGCGACAGGGTGCCGGCCTCGGTCTCCGGCCGGGTGCGTTCGCTGCGGGAGCGCAGCGGGCACAACGGCCACGGGGTCAGCGACGACTGGGGCACCACCGACACCTGA